A DNA window from Sphingomonas changnyeongensis contains the following coding sequences:
- a CDS encoding P-II family nitrogen regulator: protein MKKIEAIIKPFKLDEVKEALHEVGVSGITVTEAKGFGRQKGHTELYRGAEYVVDFLPKVKLEVVVADELAERVVEAISNAAKTGRIGDGKIFVLPVETALRIRTGERDNDAL from the coding sequence GTGAAGAAGATCGAAGCGATCATCAAACCCTTCAAGCTCGACGAGGTGAAGGAGGCGCTGCACGAGGTCGGCGTATCCGGCATCACCGTGACCGAGGCCAAGGGCTTTGGCCGCCAGAAGGGCCATACCGAGCTGTATCGCGGCGCCGAATATGTCGTCGATTTCCTGCCCAAGGTGAAGCTTGAGGTCGTCGTTGCCGACGAACTGGCCGAACGGGTGGTCGAGGCGATCAGCAACGCCGCCAAGACCGGCCGGATCGGCGACGGCAAGATCTTCGTCCTGCCGGTCGAAACCGCGCTGCGCATCCGCACCGGCGAACGGGACAATGACGCGCTGTAA
- a CDS encoding outer membrane protein assembly factor BamB family protein, whose amino-acid sequence MVVIGNGGAEFGVRGYVTAYDAASGAKKWRFYTVPNPDGRPDGEASDRALGTHAAATWSAGGQWRQSGGGGTVWDAIVYDAALDQLYIGVGNGNPWNHGLRSGGEGDNLFLSSIVALSPDSGEYLWHYQETPGETWDYTATQPIILAELDGRPVLYHAPKNGFFFVLDRRSGRPLSADMFTKVNWATGYDPATWRPIEAPEARFYRTGKPFLAVPAPIGAHSWQPMSFSPATGLVYLPVNDIAFAYLPPLLPGDDQPRPLGFNTGTNLTEGGLPRDPALVKAAIAATRGALVAWDPAARRARWRVDYPTPWNGGTLATAGNLVFQGTALGELRAYAADSGRQLWALPTQSGVMAAPATYTLDGTQYVAFTTGRGGAWPLTAGAAGGAANQVPSIPRLIVLKLGGTARLPAVETADLPFDPPAQTASADTVLAGKRLFARYCSVCHGSGAVGGGVTPDLRRSGLLGDAAAWRSVVLDGALTDRGMVSFRAVLDPAGAEALRAYVTGEAHYARSQQQARAGGSVGTR is encoded by the coding sequence ATGGTGGTGATCGGCAATGGCGGGGCCGAGTTCGGCGTGCGCGGCTATGTCACCGCCTATGACGCGGCGTCCGGCGCGAAAAAATGGCGCTTCTACACGGTCCCCAACCCCGATGGGCGGCCGGACGGCGAGGCCTCGGACCGGGCGCTCGGCACCCATGCGGCGGCGACCTGGTCGGCCGGCGGCCAGTGGCGGCAATCGGGCGGCGGCGGCACGGTGTGGGATGCGATCGTCTATGACGCAGCCCTCGACCAGCTTTATATCGGCGTCGGCAACGGCAATCCGTGGAACCACGGCCTGCGCTCGGGCGGCGAAGGCGACAATCTGTTCCTGTCGTCGATCGTGGCGCTCAGCCCCGACAGCGGCGAATATCTGTGGCATTATCAGGAAACGCCGGGCGAGACCTGGGACTATACGGCGACCCAGCCGATCATCCTGGCCGAACTGGACGGGCGGCCGGTTCTGTATCACGCGCCCAAAAACGGTTTTTTCTTCGTCCTTGACCGGCGCAGCGGGCGGCCGCTGTCGGCGGACATGTTCACCAAGGTGAACTGGGCGACCGGCTATGATCCCGCGACCTGGCGGCCGATCGAGGCGCCCGAGGCGCGCTTTTACCGGACCGGCAAGCCGTTCCTCGCCGTCCCCGCGCCGATCGGCGCGCACAGCTGGCAGCCGATGAGCTTCAGCCCGGCCACCGGGCTTGTCTATCTGCCGGTCAACGACATCGCCTTTGCCTATCTGCCGCCGCTGCTACCCGGCGACGATCAGCCGCGCCCGCTCGGCTTCAACACCGGCACAAACCTGACCGAGGGCGGGTTGCCGCGCGACCCGGCATTGGTCAAGGCAGCGATCGCCGCGACGCGCGGCGCGCTTGTGGCGTGGGACCCGGCGGCGCGGCGCGCGCGCTGGCGCGTCGATTATCCGACGCCCTGGAATGGCGGCACGCTGGCGACGGCGGGCAATCTGGTGTTCCAGGGCACGGCGCTGGGCGAGCTGCGCGCTTATGCCGCCGACAGCGGCCGTCAGCTCTGGGCGCTGCCCACCCAGTCGGGGGTGATGGCGGCCCCGGCGACCTATACGCTGGATGGCACGCAATATGTGGCGTTCACCACCGGCCGGGGCGGCGCATGGCCGCTGACCGCGGGCGCGGCCGGCGGGGCGGCCAATCAGGTGCCGAGCATCCCGCGCCTCATCGTGCTGAAGCTGGGCGGCACGGCCCGGCTGCCGGCGGTGGAGACGGCCGACCTGCCCTTTGATCCGCCCGCCCAGACCGCATCGGCCGACACGGTGCTGGCCGGCAAGCGGCTGTTCGCGCGCTATTGCTCGGTCTGCCACGGCTCGGGCGCGGTGGGCGGCGGGGTGACCCCCGATCTGCGCCGGTCGGGCCTGCTGGGCGATGCGGCGGCCTGGCGGTCGGTGGTGCTGGACGGCGCGCTCACCGACCGCGGCATGGTCAGCTTCCGCGCCGTGCTCGACCCGGCGGGGGCGGAGGCGCTGCGCGCCTATGTGACCGGCGAGGCGCATTATGCCCGCAGCCAGCAGCAGGCCCGCGCGGGCGGATCGGTCGGCACCCGCTGA
- a CDS encoding outer membrane protein assembly factor BamB family protein: protein MGRAAVQPLDAINAGNVAQLGIAWWTDLPDARGQEATPVMVDGVLYLTGPWSKVFAYDARTGRLLWTHDPKVPGETAVRACCDVVNRGVAVWKGRVFVGTLDGRLIALDSASGRLLWSVQTTDPARPYTITGAPGS, encoded by the coding sequence ATCGGACGAGCGGCGGTTCAGCCCCTCGATGCGATCAACGCCGGCAATGTCGCGCAGCTGGGCATCGCCTGGTGGACCGATCTGCCCGATGCGCGCGGCCAGGAAGCGACGCCGGTGATGGTCGACGGCGTCCTGTATCTGACCGGCCCATGGTCCAAGGTGTTCGCCTATGACGCGCGCACCGGGCGCCTGCTGTGGACGCATGATCCCAAGGTTCCCGGCGAAACCGCCGTCCGCGCCTGTTGCGACGTCGTCAATCGCGGCGTCGCGGTGTGGAAGGGGCGGGTGTTCGTCGGCACGCTCGACGGGCGGCTGATCGCGCTCGATTCAGCGAGCGGGCGGTTGCTGTGGAGCGTGCAGACCACCGATCCCGCCCGCCCCTACACGATCACCGGCGCCCCCGGATCGTGA